The following proteins come from a genomic window of Dreissena polymorpha isolate Duluth1 chromosome 1, UMN_Dpol_1.0, whole genome shotgun sequence:
- the LOC127841490 gene encoding SPRY domain-containing protein 3-like isoform X2, translated as MFIIDAIESLQAAMDIFEERNQAVNGWHRRRMARIRDVIGPAPRDLPRQVRHERINVDEDHLSFMSNDQNKVGLYVAAKPLSPENYYFEIEIVDTGAISAIGIGLVPYKYPMDSQPGWRQFSVGYHADDGQLFKASGFGRPFGAKCNIGDRMGCGVKFKKSEEDRQQVEQAVQVFFTRNGQEVGTVTVPNPPGGLYPAVGMHSDGEEVRLILDAEWQYEELMHMAVDSGEEEWLRLHDIKLNGMTLEYSGRGKSIHDVGLAQAKYPLDTKNHYFEIEIVDPGENCYIAIGVARRNYPKDRHPGWNKGSIAYHADDGKIFVGSGIGDPFGPRCQKGDVMGCGIMFPPDYDSEVDSDLSPDETEESQERVVDHDNLYNPETDSEDDDWANYVNKEPETGTKIFFTQNGKIIGYKNVTIPKGGFYPTVGMLSSCEKVRVDLRPLTG; from the exons ATGTTCATCATAGATGCTATAGAATCATTACAG GCAGCCATGGATATATTTGAGGAACGAAATCAGGCTGTTAATGGTTGGCATCGTCGTCGCATGGCTAGGATTCGCGATGTGATTGGTCCGGCACCAAGAGATCTTCCTCGGCAGGTCAGACATGAACGCATCAACGTGGATGAGGACCATCTGAG ttttatgtCAAATGACCAGAACAAAGTTGGTCTATATGTTGCTGCAAAGCCTCTGTCTCCAGAAAATTACTATTTTGAAATCGAGATTGTTGACACTGGGGCAATCTCTGCTATTGGCATTGGCCTGGTACCCTATAAGTACCCAATGGATTCTCAGCCTGGATGGCGACAATTCTCCGTTGGATACCATGCTGACGATGGACA GTTGTTTAAAGCTAGTGGATTTGGCCGTCCATTTGGTGCTAAGTGCAATATTGGAGACAGAATGGGCTGTGGTGTTAAGTTTAAGAAAAGTGAAGAGGACCGCCAGCAAGTTGAACAAGCAGTTCAGGTGTTCTTCACCAGAAATGGCCAGGAG GTGGGTACAGTGACTGTTCCCAATCCCCCGGGGGGCCTTTACCCGGCGGTGGGGATGCACTCTGACGGGGAGGAGGTGAGACTGATACTGGACGCAGAGTGGCAGTATGAGGAGCTCATGCACATGGCAGTGGACAGTGGAGAGGAGGAGTGGCTCCGACTGCATGACATCAAGCTAAACGGAATG acTTTGGAGTATTCTGGTAGAGGGAAAAGTATTCATGATGTAGGTCTTGCACAAGCCAAATACCCACTGGACACCAAAAACcattattttgaaattgaaattgtagacCCTGGGGAGAACTGTTATATTGCCATTGGCGTTGCAAGGAGG aATTACCCCAAAGATCGACATCCTGGTTGGAACAAAGGCTCAATTGCATACCACGCAG ATGATGGTAAAATATTTGTTGGTTCAGGTATTGGAGATCCTTTCGGTCCAAGATGCCAAAAAG GTGATGTGATGGGGTGTGGTATCATGTTCCCGCCAGACTATGACAGTGAGGTGGACAGTGATCTCTCCCCGGATGAGACAGAGGAGTCCCAGGAGAGAGTGGTTGACCATGACAACCTCTACAACCCTGAGACAGATTCTGAGGATGATGATTGGGCCAACTACGTCAATAAGGAACCTGAAACAGGCACAAAG ATCTTTTTTACACAGAATGGAAAAATAATAGGGTACAAAAATGTGACAATACCAAAAGGAGGATTTTATCCAACTGTTGGAATGCTAAGCAGCTGTGAAAAAGTACGCGTGGATTTGAGACCTCTCACTGGATGA
- the LOC127841490 gene encoding SPRY domain-containing protein 3-like isoform X1, which translates to MFIIDAIESLQAAMDIFEERNQAVNGWHRRRMARIRDVIGPAPRDLPRQVRHERINVDEDHLSFMSNDQNKVGLYVAAKPLSPENYYFEIEIVDTGAISAIGIGLVPYKYPMDSQPGWRQFSVGYHADDGQLFKASGFGRPFGAKCNIGDRMGCGVKFKKSEEDRQQVEQAVQVFFTRNGQEVGTVTVPNPPGGLYPAVGMHSDGEEVRLILDAEWQYEELMHMAVDSGEEEWLRLHDIKLNGMTLEYSGRGKSIHDVGLAQAKYPLDTKNHYFEIEIVDPGENCYIAIGVARRNYPKDRHPGWNKGSIAYHADDGKIFVGSGIGDPFGPRCQKGDVMGCGIMFPPDYDSEVDSDLSPDETEESQERVVDHDNLYNPETDSEDDDWANYVNKEPETGTKVQIFFTQNGKIIGYKNVTIPKGGFYPTVGMLSSCEKVRVDLRPLTG; encoded by the exons ATGTTCATCATAGATGCTATAGAATCATTACAG GCAGCCATGGATATATTTGAGGAACGAAATCAGGCTGTTAATGGTTGGCATCGTCGTCGCATGGCTAGGATTCGCGATGTGATTGGTCCGGCACCAAGAGATCTTCCTCGGCAGGTCAGACATGAACGCATCAACGTGGATGAGGACCATCTGAG ttttatgtCAAATGACCAGAACAAAGTTGGTCTATATGTTGCTGCAAAGCCTCTGTCTCCAGAAAATTACTATTTTGAAATCGAGATTGTTGACACTGGGGCAATCTCTGCTATTGGCATTGGCCTGGTACCCTATAAGTACCCAATGGATTCTCAGCCTGGATGGCGACAATTCTCCGTTGGATACCATGCTGACGATGGACA GTTGTTTAAAGCTAGTGGATTTGGCCGTCCATTTGGTGCTAAGTGCAATATTGGAGACAGAATGGGCTGTGGTGTTAAGTTTAAGAAAAGTGAAGAGGACCGCCAGCAAGTTGAACAAGCAGTTCAGGTGTTCTTCACCAGAAATGGCCAGGAG GTGGGTACAGTGACTGTTCCCAATCCCCCGGGGGGCCTTTACCCGGCGGTGGGGATGCACTCTGACGGGGAGGAGGTGAGACTGATACTGGACGCAGAGTGGCAGTATGAGGAGCTCATGCACATGGCAGTGGACAGTGGAGAGGAGGAGTGGCTCCGACTGCATGACATCAAGCTAAACGGAATG acTTTGGAGTATTCTGGTAGAGGGAAAAGTATTCATGATGTAGGTCTTGCACAAGCCAAATACCCACTGGACACCAAAAACcattattttgaaattgaaattgtagacCCTGGGGAGAACTGTTATATTGCCATTGGCGTTGCAAGGAGG aATTACCCCAAAGATCGACATCCTGGTTGGAACAAAGGCTCAATTGCATACCACGCAG ATGATGGTAAAATATTTGTTGGTTCAGGTATTGGAGATCCTTTCGGTCCAAGATGCCAAAAAG GTGATGTGATGGGGTGTGGTATCATGTTCCCGCCAGACTATGACAGTGAGGTGGACAGTGATCTCTCCCCGGATGAGACAGAGGAGTCCCAGGAGAGAGTGGTTGACCATGACAACCTCTACAACCCTGAGACAGATTCTGAGGATGATGATTGGGCCAACTACGTCAATAAGGAACCTGAAACAGGCACAAAGGTTCAG ATCTTTTTTACACAGAATGGAAAAATAATAGGGTACAAAAATGTGACAATACCAAAAGGAGGATTTTATCCAACTGTTGGAATGCTAAGCAGCTGTGAAAAAGTACGCGTGGATTTGAGACCTCTCACTGGATGA
- the LOC127841490 gene encoding SPRY domain-containing protein 3-like isoform X3, which produces MDIFEERNQAVNGWHRRRMARIRDVIGPAPRDLPRQVRHERINVDEDHLSFMSNDQNKVGLYVAAKPLSPENYYFEIEIVDTGAISAIGIGLVPYKYPMDSQPGWRQFSVGYHADDGQLFKASGFGRPFGAKCNIGDRMGCGVKFKKSEEDRQQVEQAVQVFFTRNGQEVGTVTVPNPPGGLYPAVGMHSDGEEVRLILDAEWQYEELMHMAVDSGEEEWLRLHDIKLNGMTLEYSGRGKSIHDVGLAQAKYPLDTKNHYFEIEIVDPGENCYIAIGVARRNYPKDRHPGWNKGSIAYHADDGKIFVGSGIGDPFGPRCQKGDVMGCGIMFPPDYDSEVDSDLSPDETEESQERVVDHDNLYNPETDSEDDDWANYVNKEPETGTKVQIFFTQNGKIIGYKNVTIPKGGFYPTVGMLSSCEKVRVDLRPLTG; this is translated from the exons ATGGATATATTTGAGGAACGAAATCAGGCTGTTAATGGTTGGCATCGTCGTCGCATGGCTAGGATTCGCGATGTGATTGGTCCGGCACCAAGAGATCTTCCTCGGCAGGTCAGACATGAACGCATCAACGTGGATGAGGACCATCTGAG ttttatgtCAAATGACCAGAACAAAGTTGGTCTATATGTTGCTGCAAAGCCTCTGTCTCCAGAAAATTACTATTTTGAAATCGAGATTGTTGACACTGGGGCAATCTCTGCTATTGGCATTGGCCTGGTACCCTATAAGTACCCAATGGATTCTCAGCCTGGATGGCGACAATTCTCCGTTGGATACCATGCTGACGATGGACA GTTGTTTAAAGCTAGTGGATTTGGCCGTCCATTTGGTGCTAAGTGCAATATTGGAGACAGAATGGGCTGTGGTGTTAAGTTTAAGAAAAGTGAAGAGGACCGCCAGCAAGTTGAACAAGCAGTTCAGGTGTTCTTCACCAGAAATGGCCAGGAG GTGGGTACAGTGACTGTTCCCAATCCCCCGGGGGGCCTTTACCCGGCGGTGGGGATGCACTCTGACGGGGAGGAGGTGAGACTGATACTGGACGCAGAGTGGCAGTATGAGGAGCTCATGCACATGGCAGTGGACAGTGGAGAGGAGGAGTGGCTCCGACTGCATGACATCAAGCTAAACGGAATG acTTTGGAGTATTCTGGTAGAGGGAAAAGTATTCATGATGTAGGTCTTGCACAAGCCAAATACCCACTGGACACCAAAAACcattattttgaaattgaaattgtagacCCTGGGGAGAACTGTTATATTGCCATTGGCGTTGCAAGGAGG aATTACCCCAAAGATCGACATCCTGGTTGGAACAAAGGCTCAATTGCATACCACGCAG ATGATGGTAAAATATTTGTTGGTTCAGGTATTGGAGATCCTTTCGGTCCAAGATGCCAAAAAG GTGATGTGATGGGGTGTGGTATCATGTTCCCGCCAGACTATGACAGTGAGGTGGACAGTGATCTCTCCCCGGATGAGACAGAGGAGTCCCAGGAGAGAGTGGTTGACCATGACAACCTCTACAACCCTGAGACAGATTCTGAGGATGATGATTGGGCCAACTACGTCAATAAGGAACCTGAAACAGGCACAAAGGTTCAG ATCTTTTTTACACAGAATGGAAAAATAATAGGGTACAAAAATGTGACAATACCAAAAGGAGGATTTTATCCAACTGTTGGAATGCTAAGCAGCTGTGAAAAAGTACGCGTGGATTTGAGACCTCTCACTGGATGA